In one Chlamydia sp. BM-2023 genomic region, the following are encoded:
- a CDS encoding prolipoprotein diacylglyceryl transferase, translating into MRVFLSAIYWNHSKFLWNAETYHFRLSWYGLCFSVGILLASILGIYLAISSYSKQDSLVFSKDQLRGALENFALYSLLFIIPGSRIAYVLFYGGDFYFKHPLEILKVWNGGLSSHGGMVGLILWAMIFSWRYRRKIPKLTFLFICDLSASVFGCTAFLIRVGNFMNQEIVGTPTKLPWGIIFSEPAQGVLGVPVHPVQLYEGICYLILSAILFFLSYKRYLRIGAGYATSIALMGIAIIRFFAEFFKSHQGKVVGPDCLLTIGQMLSMPLFVFGLGLGIACFIKDKKNISSISSEK; encoded by the coding sequence ATGCGTGTCTTCTTATCAGCAATATATTGGAATCATTCAAAATTTTTATGGAATGCTGAGACATATCATTTTCGTTTGTCTTGGTATGGATTGTGCTTTTCAGTCGGTATTCTGCTAGCTTCTATCCTAGGCATTTATTTGGCGATTTCTTCTTATTCTAAACAAGATAGCCTTGTCTTTTCTAAAGATCAGCTCAGGGGAGCTTTAGAAAATTTTGCACTGTATTCTCTTTTATTCATTATTCCAGGATCGCGCATAGCCTATGTTTTATTTTATGGGGGAGATTTTTATTTTAAGCATCCCTTAGAGATCCTGAAGGTATGGAATGGCGGGCTATCAAGTCATGGAGGAATGGTCGGTCTTATACTGTGGGCAATGATTTTTTCTTGGAGATATAGAAGAAAGATCCCTAAATTAACTTTTTTATTTATTTGTGATTTGAGTGCCTCTGTATTTGGGTGTACGGCCTTTTTAATTCGTGTTGGGAATTTTATGAACCAAGAGATCGTGGGGACCCCTACGAAATTACCTTGGGGAATTATTTTTTCTGAGCCTGCTCAAGGTGTACTTGGAGTCCCAGTCCACCCTGTTCAGCTTTATGAGGGAATCTGTTATTTGATTCTCTCTGCAATATTATTCTTCCTAAGTTATAAGCGCTATCTTCGTATAGGGGCGGGATATGCGACTTCTATAGCGTTAATGGGAATCGCTATAATTCGTTTCTTCGCTGAGTTTTTTAAAAGCCATCAAGGAAAAGTGGTTGGCCCCGATTGTTTATTAACAATAGGCCAAATGCTTTCTATGCCTTTATTTGTATTTGGTTTAGGTTTAGGGATTGCTTGTTTTATTAAAGATAAAAAGAATATCTCTTCAATTTCATCTGAAAAGTAG
- a CDS encoding alpha-ketoacid dehydrogenase subunit beta, which produces MPKYVTLEIREAIREAIDEEMTRDPNVCILGEEVGEYNGAYKVTKGLLDKWSASRVIDTPISEAGFAGIGVGAALTGLRPIIEFMSWNFSLVAADQIISHAAKMHYMTGGKFSVPIVFRGPNGAAAQVSCQHSHCIEALYANIPGLIIVYPSTPYDAKGLLKSAIRNNNPVLFLENELEYNLKGEVPTEEYLVPIGKSRVIEEGKDLTIITYGRMVAITQQAVKIAKQRYGLSIEIIDLRTIKPLDISGIFSSVKKTGNCIVVEEGHYFAGISAEIITEVTEHVFDYLDNPPLRVCQKETPMPYNRTLEQATLPNVNRILDTIEKIMR; this is translated from the coding sequence ATGCCTAAATACGTTACTTTAGAAATCCGCGAAGCCATTAGAGAAGCTATTGATGAAGAAATGACTAGGGATCCTAATGTATGTATATTAGGAGAAGAAGTCGGTGAATATAACGGCGCCTACAAAGTTACCAAGGGTCTTTTAGACAAGTGGTCAGCGTCAAGAGTTATCGACACACCAATTAGCGAAGCCGGGTTTGCAGGAATTGGAGTTGGAGCAGCCTTAACAGGTCTACGTCCCATCATAGAATTTATGAGTTGGAATTTCTCATTAGTTGCTGCAGATCAAATTATTTCTCACGCCGCGAAAATGCACTATATGACCGGAGGGAAGTTTTCTGTTCCTATAGTATTTCGAGGACCCAACGGAGCCGCAGCACAAGTCTCTTGCCAGCATTCTCATTGCATAGAAGCTTTATATGCTAATATTCCCGGATTAATCATTGTTTACCCTTCCACCCCGTATGACGCTAAAGGTTTATTAAAATCTGCAATTAGAAATAATAACCCTGTCCTCTTTTTAGAAAATGAGTTGGAGTATAATTTAAAGGGAGAAGTTCCTACTGAAGAGTATTTAGTTCCTATTGGCAAATCTCGTGTTATAGAAGAAGGAAAAGACCTAACGATTATTACTTATGGTCGTATGGTTGCTATAACCCAACAAGCTGTGAAAATAGCTAAGCAACGCTATGGCCTGTCCATAGAAATTATTGACTTACGAACAATCAAGCCTTTAGACATCTCTGGAATATTTTCCTCAGTAAAGAAAACAGGAAATTGTATAGTCGTAGAGGAAGGTCATTATTTCGCGGGAATTTCAGCAGAAATTATTACTGAAGTTACAGAGCATGTTTTTGATTACCTAGACAATCCCCCGTTAAGAGTATGCCAAAAAGAAACTCCCATGCCCTATAATAGGACTTTGGAACAAGCGACTCTTCCTAACGTTAACCGCATTTTAGATACTATCGAAAAGATCATGAGGTAA
- the yidC gene encoding membrane protein insertase YidC has protein sequence MNKRSLLFVSLVGVAFLGCQIFFGYNDFRSCKALSEKQKTISEEVLSVTKSMGLSVSPWTVSSDEEAQKNHYAVRVGNKLLLLNQGPAESSVYSSGASWNFIEETTTFDNVRVALYNEASESVVMSNVGKVFLPVTNESLPVLVVEFRNNQEPVVFVGQYRQDQGKIYNKDSTVFGTSLVFWRSGNEYLPLGIYNSKEERLESLDLPITKAAIFNESQGSYAHANAGQYFVLSNDYMQLVISQDSGSIEGINLPFSSENNKSIVNEIGFDRDLVVQAPSESSFPGLPSVGANNQPVSDEIGGYYPLLRRGVLADPKKRTPSSYHALNIVSGRDLVNPLANGYRVAVFNGNTLELESNDGSVKKIYKLPESPEKQPYAFEVEVGLAHGSEDLWITSGIPEVEIMSSAFTPAIKYRAIKKNKGQLDKVKLPKAKDPLAVRGGVYPQWILNSNGYFGIILSPLTDIPAGYASSYIPGSTVPTRLSLISPKNQAYPASKYPGYETLLPLPKEKGTHRFLVYAGPLAEPTLRALDKAYTNPQGESPQYLDSTTFRGLFAFITEPFAALLFIIMKFFRMITGSWGISIILLTVFLKLLLYPLNAWSIRSMRRMQKLSPYIQEIQQKYKKEPKRAQMEIMTLYKTNKVNPITGCLPLLIQLPFLIAMFDLLKSSFLLRGASFIPGWIDNLTAPDVLFSWKTPVWFLGNEFHLLPILLGIVMFAQQKITALKKKGPATDQQRQQETMGTMMALLFTFMFYNFPSGLNIYWFSSMLLGVIQQWATNKILDSKHLKNEVSVNTKKHR, from the coding sequence ATGAATAAACGTTCGTTGTTGTTTGTTTCTTTAGTTGGCGTTGCTTTTTTGGGATGTCAAATCTTTTTTGGTTATAATGATTTTCGTTCTTGCAAAGCTCTTTCAGAGAAACAAAAAACAATTTCTGAGGAGGTCCTCTCTGTTACAAAATCCATGGGTTTAAGCGTTTCTCCTTGGACAGTCTCTTCTGATGAGGAAGCACAAAAAAATCACTATGCAGTACGTGTAGGAAATAAGTTGCTTCTTTTGAATCAAGGGCCAGCAGAAAGTTCTGTTTATTCTTCCGGGGCTTCTTGGAATTTTATCGAAGAAACAACGACTTTCGATAATGTTCGTGTCGCTCTATACAACGAAGCCAGTGAATCTGTAGTAATGTCAAATGTAGGGAAGGTATTTCTTCCTGTTACCAACGAAAGTCTTCCTGTTTTAGTAGTTGAATTTCGAAATAATCAAGAACCTGTAGTTTTTGTTGGTCAGTACAGACAAGACCAAGGCAAGATTTATAATAAAGATAGTACTGTTTTTGGAACATCTTTAGTGTTTTGGAGATCCGGAAATGAATATCTCCCTTTAGGGATTTATAACTCTAAAGAAGAAAGATTAGAATCTTTAGATCTTCCTATTACTAAGGCTGCTATTTTTAATGAATCTCAAGGAAGCTATGCACACGCTAATGCTGGGCAATATTTTGTTTTGTCCAATGATTATATGCAGCTTGTTATTTCTCAAGATAGCGGTTCAATAGAAGGAATAAACCTACCTTTTTCTTCTGAAAATAATAAAAGTATTGTTAATGAAATTGGTTTCGACAGAGATCTTGTTGTTCAAGCACCTTCTGAATCATCGTTTCCAGGTTTGCCTTCTGTAGGAGCAAATAATCAACCCGTTTCTGATGAAATCGGGGGATATTATCCGTTATTGCGTAGAGGAGTTCTTGCTGATCCTAAAAAAAGAACACCTTCCAGTTATCATGCTTTGAATATTGTTTCTGGCAGAGACCTTGTGAATCCTTTGGCTAATGGATATCGTGTTGCTGTTTTTAATGGCAATACCTTGGAATTAGAAAGCAACGACGGCTCTGTTAAAAAGATCTATAAATTACCAGAATCACCAGAAAAACAGCCCTATGCTTTTGAAGTTGAGGTCGGGTTGGCTCATGGTAGTGAAGATCTATGGATTACTTCTGGAATTCCAGAAGTTGAGATAATGTCTAGTGCATTTACCCCAGCTATTAAATATCGCGCTATTAAGAAAAACAAGGGGCAGTTGGATAAGGTTAAATTACCAAAGGCTAAAGATCCTTTAGCTGTACGTGGGGGAGTTTATCCTCAGTGGATACTAAACTCGAATGGTTATTTTGGTATTATTTTATCTCCTCTTACGGACATTCCTGCGGGATATGCTTCTTCGTATATTCCTGGAAGTACTGTCCCCACGCGTTTATCATTAATTTCTCCAAAAAATCAGGCATATCCTGCCTCCAAGTACCCCGGGTATGAAACTTTACTTCCTTTACCCAAGGAAAAGGGAACTCATCGTTTCCTCGTTTACGCCGGGCCTTTAGCGGAGCCTACTTTACGAGCGTTGGATAAGGCATATACGAATCCTCAGGGAGAAAGCCCCCAGTATTTGGATAGCACTACCTTCCGAGGTTTGTTTGCTTTCATTACGGAGCCTTTCGCAGCGCTACTGTTCATCATTATGAAATTTTTCAGAATGATCACGGGATCATGGGGGATTTCCATTATCCTGCTGACAGTATTTTTAAAATTGTTACTGTACCCTTTGAATGCTTGGTCTATACGTTCTATGAGACGTATGCAAAAGCTCTCTCCTTATATTCAAGAGATCCAACAGAAATATAAGAAAGAGCCTAAGCGAGCTCAAATGGAAATAATGACGTTATATAAGACAAATAAAGTGAATCCTATAACGGGTTGTTTACCGTTATTAATTCAGCTGCCTTTTCTTATAGCCATGTTTGACTTATTAAAATCTTCATTCTTACTTCGTGGAGCATCATTTATCCCCGGATGGATCGATAATTTAACAGCTCCTGACGTATTGTTTTCTTGGAAGACTCCTGTATGGTTTCTTGGCAATGAGTTTCATCTGCTTCCTATACTGTTAGGAATCGTTATGTTCGCTCAACAAAAGATTACTGCTTTAAAGAAAAAGGGGCCTGCAACGGATCAACAAAGACAACAAGAAACAATGGGAACCATGATGGCGCTCTTGTTTACCTTTATGTTTTATAACTTCCCTTCAGGTTTAAATATCTATTGGTTTTCATCCATGTTGCTGGGAGTAATTCAGCAGTGGGCTACTAATAAGATATTGGATAGCAAACATCTTAAAAATGAAGTCTCTGTTAATACGAAAAAACACAGGTAA
- a CDS encoding pyruvate dehydrogenase complex dihydrolipoamide acetyltransferase: MISLLKMPKLSPTMEVGTIVKWHKKNGDKIEFGDVLMEISTDKAVLEHTAAEDGWFRNIIVQEGTKVQIGSPIAVISTEKDEEFNLEDLLPKTATSVSSQEITDQIENPSSEVMTQNASPMMVAFGFKPEPPLSEPLALKQDSSKSPVSPLARRLAKEKNLDISGVKGSGPGGRIVEKDLENAPTKGIAGFGYPEAPNVLPGSYYEEDLSPVREIISQRLQAAKTFIPHFYVRQKVYASPLLALLKELQVQGIKLSINDCIVRACALALKEFPEINSGFNSVDNKIVRFETIDISIAVAISDGIITPIVRCADRKNVGMISAEIKSLASKAKSQSLKEEEYKGGSFCVSNLGMTGITEFTAIVNPPQAAILAVGSIQEEAVVINGEITVGATCILTLSVDHRVVDGYPAAMFMKRLQKILEAPSVLLLN; this comes from the coding sequence GTGATTTCCCTATTAAAGATGCCTAAGCTTTCTCCCACTATGGAAGTTGGGACAATCGTAAAGTGGCATAAGAAAAATGGCGATAAGATAGAGTTTGGTGATGTTCTTATGGAAATATCAACAGACAAGGCAGTCTTAGAACATACTGCAGCTGAAGATGGCTGGTTTCGAAACATTATTGTTCAAGAAGGAACAAAAGTACAAATAGGCTCTCCTATAGCTGTAATATCAACAGAAAAAGATGAAGAGTTTAATTTAGAAGATTTACTTCCCAAGACAGCAACTTCCGTGTCTTCTCAGGAAATAACGGATCAAATAGAAAATCCCTCTTCTGAGGTAATGACTCAAAACGCATCCCCCATGATGGTTGCATTTGGATTTAAACCAGAGCCTCCTCTTTCTGAACCATTAGCCTTAAAACAAGATTCATCAAAATCCCCTGTTTCTCCTCTTGCCAGGCGTCTAGCAAAAGAAAAAAATCTCGATATTTCTGGAGTCAAAGGTAGTGGTCCCGGAGGACGCATAGTTGAAAAAGATTTAGAAAATGCCCCTACTAAGGGTATCGCAGGTTTCGGTTATCCTGAAGCACCTAATGTGCTTCCTGGATCCTATTATGAAGAGGATCTCTCTCCTGTAAGAGAAATTATCTCACAAAGATTACAAGCAGCAAAAACCTTTATTCCTCATTTTTATGTACGTCAAAAAGTTTATGCTTCTCCTTTATTAGCTTTACTTAAAGAACTACAGGTTCAAGGCATCAAACTTTCGATTAACGATTGTATTGTCCGAGCCTGTGCCTTAGCTTTAAAAGAATTTCCAGAAATAAATTCTGGATTTAATAGTGTTGATAATAAAATTGTTCGCTTTGAAACTATTGATATTTCTATAGCAGTAGCTATTTCTGATGGTATTATTACACCAATTGTACGCTGTGCAGATCGTAAAAATGTTGGGATGATCTCTGCAGAAATTAAAAGTTTAGCTTCTAAAGCAAAATCCCAGTCTCTAAAAGAGGAAGAATATAAGGGAGGATCCTTTTGTGTTTCTAATCTAGGAATGACTGGAATTACAGAATTCACGGCGATTGTTAACCCTCCTCAAGCAGCTATTCTTGCTGTAGGAAGTATCCAAGAAGAAGCCGTGGTAATTAATGGCGAAATTACTGTGGGTGCTACGTGTATCCTGACACTATCTGTAGATCATCGCGTAGTTGATGGCTATCCTGCAGCCATGTTTATGAAACGCCTACAGAAAATTCTAGAAGCCCCTTCCGTACTTTTATTAAACTAA
- the dnaA gene encoding chromosomal replication initiator protein DnaA: protein MRAWEDFLLLQEKEIGTSTVDKWLRSLKVLCFDACNLYLEAKDSFQVTWFEEHIRHKVKTGLVNNNGKLIRVHVTSLDKTTPFYREKQIQQEKTAYFTMQYGNVNPEMSFANFLVTAENDLPFRILQEFAKPSEDSVGFPFNPIYLFGPEGSGKTHLMQAAVNALRESGGKILYVASDLFTEHLVSAIRSGEMQRFRSFYRNVDALFIEDIEVFSGKGATQEEFFHTFNSLHTEGKLIVVSSAYAPGDLKSVEERLISRFEWGVAVPIHPLTKEGLRSFLMRQAEQLNIRIEDTALDFLIHALSSNVKTLLHAMTLLSKRVAYKKIAQQLLYETDLQSLLHDVLEAAESVRLTPSGIVRAVAQYYGVSPESILGRSQSREYVLPRQVAMYLCRQKLSLSYVRIGDVFSRDHSTVISSIRVISQKVEEGGHDISIATQDLMKSLTSAYKSLEFFPEEEVPC from the coding sequence ATGCGAGCTTGGGAAGACTTTCTTTTACTACAAGAAAAAGAAATAGGCACAAGTACTGTAGATAAGTGGTTAAGATCATTAAAAGTTCTATGTTTTGATGCATGTAATTTGTACCTTGAAGCCAAAGATTCTTTTCAAGTGACTTGGTTTGAGGAGCACATTCGTCACAAGGTAAAAACAGGTTTAGTGAACAATAATGGAAAGCTGATTCGTGTTCACGTTACTTCTTTGGATAAAACTACCCCATTTTATAGGGAAAAACAGATTCAGCAGGAAAAAACAGCCTACTTTACTATGCAGTATGGCAATGTAAATCCTGAAATGTCCTTTGCTAATTTTCTTGTCACTGCAGAAAACGACCTGCCGTTTCGCATTTTACAAGAGTTTGCAAAACCTTCTGAAGATTCCGTAGGATTTCCTTTTAATCCTATTTATCTTTTTGGTCCTGAAGGTTCCGGAAAGACACATTTGATGCAAGCTGCAGTAAATGCTCTTCGTGAATCTGGAGGGAAAATTCTTTATGTTGCCTCGGATTTATTTACGGAGCATTTAGTATCTGCGATACGTTCCGGAGAAATGCAGAGATTCCGTTCTTTTTATCGCAATGTTGATGCCTTATTCATAGAAGATATCGAAGTGTTTTCAGGGAAAGGAGCTACTCAAGAGGAATTTTTCCATACGTTTAATTCTTTGCATACAGAGGGGAAGCTAATAGTTGTTTCTTCGGCGTATGCTCCTGGAGATTTAAAGTCTGTAGAAGAACGTTTAATCAGTCGTTTTGAATGGGGCGTTGCTGTTCCTATTCACCCTCTCACAAAAGAGGGATTAAGAAGTTTTCTCATGAGGCAAGCTGAGCAGCTAAACATTCGTATTGAAGACACCGCCCTAGACTTTTTAATTCATGCGTTATCTTCAAACGTAAAAACGCTATTACACGCTATGACTCTACTTTCAAAGCGTGTTGCTTATAAGAAAATAGCTCAGCAACTACTTTACGAAACCGACTTGCAATCTCTTTTACATGATGTGTTAGAGGCCGCGGAAAGCGTACGGTTGACTCCTTCCGGAATTGTTCGTGCTGTCGCGCAGTATTATGGAGTATCTCCTGAAAGTATTTTAGGTCGATCGCAGTCTCGAGAATATGTCCTGCCGAGGCAAGTAGCTATGTATTTATGTCGTCAGAAACTTTCTTTATCTTACGTCCGTATAGGCGACGTATTTTCTAGAGATCATTCAACAGTCATTTCCTCTATACGGGTTATTTCCCAAAAGGTAGAGGAGGGCGGACATGATATTAGTATTGCTACGCAAGACTTAATGAAATCCCTTACTTCAGCGTACAAGAGTCTTGAGTTCTTCCCTGAAGAAGAAGTCCCTTGTTAA
- a CDS encoding thiamine pyrophosphate-dependent enzyme — protein sequence MPDIFHYNIASQKSDETSIKNIIETYGAPQCLALLKQMMMIREFEARGEEAYLEGLVGGFYHSYSGQEAVATAALANTGIDQWFFSSYRCHALAILLNIPLHSLAAELLGKATGCALGRGGSMHMCGSNFPGGFGIVGGQIPLAAGAAFAIKYRNENKISLGFLGDGAVAQGVFHETLNFVSLHNLPLMLIIENNGWGMGTALNRAIAKQPIGESQGSSYGISSFTMNGFDLFNCLLGFKEAYSYMQKNNLPVIVECLCSRFRGHSISDPNLYRSKEEMQCLLKKDPIVFAKDWLVRLGVLSENDFQVLRQECKNEVLQAFTKAKSDPDPEIATLEEGVYA from the coding sequence ATGCCTGACATTTTTCACTACAATATCGCCTCTCAAAAATCAGATGAGACCTCTATAAAAAATATTATTGAAACATATGGAGCTCCCCAATGCTTAGCTCTGCTCAAGCAGATGATGATGATTCGTGAATTCGAAGCTCGAGGAGAAGAAGCTTATTTAGAGGGATTGGTAGGCGGTTTTTATCATTCTTATTCTGGTCAGGAAGCCGTTGCTACAGCAGCTCTCGCAAATACTGGAATAGACCAGTGGTTTTTCTCTTCATATCGCTGCCATGCTTTGGCAATACTATTAAACATCCCTCTACACTCCCTTGCTGCTGAACTCTTAGGAAAAGCCACGGGCTGTGCATTAGGTCGAGGGGGATCTATGCACATGTGTGGATCTAATTTTCCCGGAGGATTTGGAATTGTTGGAGGCCAGATACCCCTTGCCGCAGGAGCGGCTTTTGCAATTAAGTATCGTAATGAAAACAAAATTTCTCTGGGATTCCTTGGAGATGGCGCAGTTGCTCAAGGAGTATTTCACGAAACACTAAACTTTGTTTCTCTTCATAATCTTCCTCTCATGCTTATCATAGAAAATAACGGTTGGGGAATGGGCACTGCCCTTAATCGAGCTATTGCTAAACAACCCATAGGAGAATCTCAAGGATCTTCTTACGGGATAAGCTCATTTACTATGAACGGTTTTGATCTTTTTAACTGTCTCTTAGGTTTTAAAGAAGCCTATAGTTATATGCAAAAGAATAACCTCCCCGTTATTGTGGAGTGTTTATGCTCTCGATTCCGAGGCCATTCAATTTCCGACCCCAATCTTTATAGAAGCAAAGAAGAAATGCAGTGTTTACTAAAAAAAGACCCTATTGTTTTTGCTAAAGACTGGTTAGTTCGTTTGGGAGTGCTATCAGAAAACGATTTCCAAGTCCTCCGTCAAGAATGTAAAAATGAAGTCCTTCAAGCATTTACCAAAGCAAAATCAGATCCTGATCCAGAGATTGCCACACTAGAAGAAGGTGTCTATGCCTAA
- a CDS encoding glycogen/starch/alpha-glucan phosphorylase, whose product MSFDKNLVNIETMRQAILNRLYFGVVQAPESASTRDIFTAVAQTVMEWLAKGWLKTQNSYYEKDVKRVYYISMEFLLGRSLKSNLLNLGILELVREALAGLNYDFDSLVEMEADAGLGNGGLGRLAACYLDSMATLGIPAYGYGIRYDYGIFDQKIVNGYQVESPDEWLRYGNPWEICRGEYLYPVRFYGRVIHYTDARGKEVADLVDTQEVLAMAYDVPIPGYGSDTVNTLRLWQAQSPHGFEFNYFNHGNYIRAIEDIALVENISRVLYPNDSISEGQELRLKQEYFLVSATIQDILRRYTKIHISLDRLPDKVAVQLNDTHPALGIAEMMHILIDREELPWDTAWNMTKQIFNYTNHTILPEALERWPIDLFSKLLPRHLEIIYEINTRWLEKVSQRFPGDDDKRRALSIIEEGCNKHVNMANLAVVGSAKVNGVSAFHSQLIKTTLFKHFVEFFPDKFINVTNGITPRRWLALCNPRLNTLLDQTIGDKHLIDLSQIRKVIPFADDASFRERWKQIKLQNKEDFALQLKKDLGEKIDPKSIFDFHVKRIHEYKRQLMNILRVIYHYNDIKENSASSIAPTTVIFAGKAAPGYAFAKLVIKLINSVAECVNNDPQVKDQLKVLFLPNYRVTMAEMIMPASDLSEQISTAGMEASGTGNMKFALNGALTIGTMDGANIEMSEHIGRENMFIFGLLEEEIAQMRLEYYPQGICDKNPKIARVLQLLTQGFFNPSDKDLFKPIVHRLLHEGDPFFVLADLESYIHEHQSAAALFMQPDEWVKKSIYNVGGIGFFSSDRAIAEYAKDIWHVSH is encoded by the coding sequence ATGAGTTTTGATAAGAATTTGGTGAATATAGAAACCATGAGACAGGCTATTTTAAATCGTCTGTATTTTGGTGTTGTGCAGGCTCCTGAATCTGCCTCCACAAGAGATATATTTACTGCGGTTGCACAAACTGTAATGGAATGGCTAGCTAAAGGCTGGCTAAAGACTCAGAATAGTTATTATGAAAAAGATGTTAAGCGTGTTTATTATATTTCTATGGAGTTTTTGCTCGGAAGAAGTCTAAAGAGCAATCTCTTGAATTTAGGAATATTAGAGTTAGTGCGCGAAGCTCTCGCAGGTTTGAACTACGACTTTGATAGTTTAGTAGAGATGGAAGCCGATGCTGGATTGGGTAACGGTGGTTTAGGCCGTCTTGCTGCGTGTTATTTAGATTCTATGGCAACTCTAGGGATACCTGCTTATGGTTATGGTATCCGGTATGATTACGGTATTTTTGATCAAAAGATTGTTAATGGCTATCAAGTGGAGTCTCCAGATGAATGGTTGCGCTACGGAAATCCCTGGGAAATATGCCGAGGGGAATATCTTTATCCCGTTCGTTTTTACGGTAGGGTAATTCACTATACAGACGCTCGAGGAAAGGAAGTCGCAGATCTTGTGGATACCCAAGAAGTGCTCGCCATGGCCTACGACGTTCCTATTCCTGGGTATGGAAGTGATACCGTAAATACATTACGCTTATGGCAAGCACAGTCTCCACATGGATTTGAATTTAACTATTTTAACCATGGTAATTATATCCGAGCAATTGAAGATATTGCCTTGGTAGAAAATATTTCTAGAGTACTTTACCCCAATGATTCAATTTCCGAAGGTCAAGAACTGAGGTTAAAACAGGAGTATTTTTTAGTTTCTGCGACAATTCAAGATATCCTTCGTAGATACACAAAAATACATATTTCTTTAGATCGGCTTCCTGATAAGGTAGCTGTTCAGCTAAACGATACCCATCCTGCATTGGGTATTGCAGAAATGATGCATATTCTAATTGATAGGGAAGAACTCCCTTGGGATACAGCTTGGAATATGACAAAGCAGATATTCAACTATACGAATCATACGATATTACCCGAAGCTTTAGAACGTTGGCCCATAGATCTATTTTCTAAGTTATTACCTCGTCATTTGGAAATTATCTATGAAATCAATACCCGGTGGCTAGAAAAGGTGTCTCAGAGATTCCCTGGAGATGATGATAAACGTCGAGCGTTGTCTATTATTGAAGAGGGATGCAACAAGCACGTAAATATGGCGAATCTCGCTGTCGTAGGTTCTGCGAAAGTAAATGGTGTGTCTGCTTTCCATTCTCAACTTATCAAAACTACTTTATTTAAACATTTTGTAGAATTTTTCCCCGATAAATTTATTAACGTTACTAATGGAATAACTCCTCGGCGTTGGTTGGCGTTATGTAATCCGCGGTTAAATACACTTTTGGATCAGACTATAGGGGATAAACATCTGATAGATCTCTCCCAAATTCGTAAGGTGATACCCTTTGCCGATGATGCTAGTTTTAGAGAGCGGTGGAAGCAAATCAAACTTCAAAACAAAGAAGATTTCGCCTTGCAACTGAAAAAAGATCTTGGGGAGAAAATAGATCCTAAATCTATTTTTGATTTTCATGTAAAGCGTATTCATGAATATAAACGCCAGTTAATGAACATCCTTCGCGTCATATATCATTACAATGATATTAAGGAAAATTCCGCTAGCTCTATAGCTCCAACTACAGTAATTTTTGCTGGTAAAGCGGCTCCAGGATATGCCTTTGCCAAGTTAGTTATTAAACTTATTAATAGTGTTGCCGAATGTGTAAATAATGATCCTCAGGTTAAGGACCAGTTAAAGGTGCTATTTTTACCGAATTATCGCGTGACAATGGCTGAAATGATTATGCCGGCTTCTGATCTTTCCGAGCAGATTTCTACAGCGGGAATGGAGGCTTCTGGAACAGGAAATATGAAATTTGCTTTAAATGGTGCGTTAACAATAGGCACTATGGACGGAGCTAATATAGAAATGTCGGAGCATATTGGTAGGGAAAATATGTTCATTTTTGGCCTGCTAGAGGAAGAAATAGCACAAATGCGCCTCGAGTATTATCCTCAAGGCATTTGTGATAAAAACCCTAAAATAGCTCGTGTGTTACAACTATTAACTCAGGGCTTTTTCAATCCTTCAGATAAAGATCTTTTTAAACCTATTGTTCATAGATTACTTCATGAAGGAGACCCTTTCTTTGTGCTTGCTGATTTAGAGTCTTATATTCACGAACACCAATCCGCAGCAGCTTTATTTATGCAGCCTGATGAATGGGTAAAAAAATCCATTTATAATGTTGGTGGAATAGGCTTCTTTTCAAGTGACAGAGCGATTGCCGAATATGCCAAAGATATATGGCACGTGTCTCACTAG